One Cellulomonas sp. NS3 genomic region harbors:
- a CDS encoding response regulator → MTAVLLVDDEQLVRAGLRLILETAGDLTVVGEAPDGQAALDAVRRGRPDVVLMDLRMPRLDGLAATVALHATPDPPAVVVLTTFDTDEDVFRALEAGAAGFLLKDTPPRDLIDAVRRAAAGDAVLSPAVTRRVVERVVTQERTGRRRDALTALEVLTAREREVVVEIGRGRSNAEVAVLLHVTEATVKSHVTHLFDKLGVTNRVQIAITAFRAGLVD, encoded by the coding sequence GTGACCGCGGTCCTGCTCGTCGACGACGAGCAGCTCGTGCGCGCGGGCCTGCGCCTCATCCTCGAGACGGCCGGCGACCTGACGGTGGTCGGCGAGGCACCCGACGGGCAGGCCGCGCTCGACGCGGTACGCCGCGGCCGGCCCGACGTCGTCCTGATGGACCTGCGCATGCCGCGGCTCGACGGGCTGGCCGCGACCGTGGCGCTGCACGCGACGCCCGACCCGCCGGCCGTGGTGGTGCTCACGACGTTCGACACCGACGAGGACGTCTTCCGCGCGCTCGAGGCCGGCGCCGCGGGCTTCCTGCTCAAGGACACTCCCCCGCGCGACCTCATCGACGCGGTCCGCCGCGCGGCCGCCGGGGACGCGGTGCTCTCGCCCGCGGTGACGCGCCGGGTCGTCGAGCGCGTCGTGACGCAGGAGCGCACCGGCCGCCGGCGGGACGCCCTCACGGCGCTCGAGGTGCTGACGGCGCGCGAGCGGGAGGTCGTCGTCGAGATCGGCCGCGGCCGCTCGAACGCCGAGGTCGCGGTGCTGCTGCACGTCACCGAGGCCACCGTGAAGAGCCACGTGACGCACCTGTTCGACAAGCTCGGCGTCACGAACCGCGTGCAGATCGCGATCACCGCGTTCCGTGCGGGGCTCGTGGACTGA
- a CDS encoding YciI family protein, which yields MRYLVLLSPTSVPSTPPPPDLMEAIMQLGADATTAGALLDTAGLQPAGAALVRLAAGDVHVTDGPFTETKEIISYAVYDVASREEAIEWTSRFLRLHRDLWAGWEGEAQVLPFFTMPSGQVDAAGPQHR from the coding sequence GTGCGCTACCTCGTTCTGCTCAGCCCCACGTCCGTGCCCTCGACCCCGCCTCCGCCCGACCTCATGGAGGCGATCATGCAGCTCGGCGCGGACGCCACGACCGCCGGCGCGCTGCTCGACACCGCCGGGCTCCAGCCCGCCGGTGCGGCGCTCGTACGGCTCGCCGCCGGTGACGTCCACGTGACGGACGGCCCGTTCACGGAGACCAAGGAGATCATCAGCTACGCCGTCTACGACGTCGCGAGCCGCGAGGAGGCGATCGAGTGGACGTCCCGGTTCCTGCGCCTGCACCGCGACCTGTGGGCCGGGTGGGAGGGTGAGGCGCAGGTCCTGCCCTTCTTCACGATGCCGTCGGGCCAGGTCGACGCCGCGGGCCCGCAGCACCGCTGA
- a CDS encoding DUF998 domain-containing protein has protein sequence MSTTTDPTTREDGARRTRALLTAGVVAGPLYVGTSLAQALTRPGFDLSRHPWSALANGDVGWLQVTNLVVTGTLVIAFAAGLRRALGQGRGAVWAPRLVGVHGAGMVAAGVFRADPVPGFPAGTTPGEVVVSWHGTVHLAAGAVGFVCLTAACLVLARRFAAEGRRAWSVVSAVVGVVFLGAFVGIASGAGSRPTVLAFVAGVVVVFAWMTALAASLRRADR, from the coding sequence ATGTCCACGACCACCGACCCCACGACCCGCGAGGACGGCGCGCGCCGGACGCGCGCACTGCTGACCGCGGGCGTCGTCGCCGGCCCGCTCTACGTCGGCACCTCGCTCGCGCAGGCCCTCACGCGCCCCGGTTTCGACCTGTCCCGCCACCCCTGGAGCGCGCTCGCCAACGGTGACGTCGGCTGGCTCCAGGTCACCAACCTCGTCGTCACGGGGACGCTCGTGATCGCGTTCGCCGCAGGGCTGCGCCGCGCGCTCGGTCAGGGCCGCGGGGCGGTGTGGGCACCGCGGCTCGTCGGCGTCCACGGCGCGGGGATGGTCGCCGCCGGGGTGTTCCGGGCCGACCCCGTACCGGGCTTCCCCGCCGGGACGACCCCGGGAGAGGTCGTCGTCAGCTGGCACGGGACGGTGCACCTCGCCGCGGGCGCAGTGGGTTTCGTGTGCCTGACGGCCGCGTGCCTCGTGCTGGCCCGCCGATTCGCCGCTGAGGGTCGCCGTGCGTGGTCGGTGGTGTCGGCCGTGGTCGGCGTCGTGTTCCTCGGCGCGTTCGTCGGGATCGCCTCGGGCGCGGGGAGTCGGCCGACGGTCCTTGCCTTCGTCGCCGGGGTCGTGGTCGTGTTCGCGTGGATGACGGCGCTCGCCGCGTCGCTGCGCCGCGCGGACCGCTGA
- a CDS encoding YbhB/YbcL family Raf kinase inhibitor-like protein: MAASLTRPVAPDPYALLPPVPSFELRSDDLAHGDPLPDEHAAPPHGNISPHLAWSGFPEATKSFVVSVFDPDAPGPAGWWHWTVVDLPASTTSLARGAGAADAGLLPAPAFALRGDDGVPGYVGAAPPPGDQVHRYFHVVHALDVESLGVGPDAMPGAVGAMVVFHTLARAVLVATCRR; encoded by the coding sequence GTGGCCGCCTCGCTGACCCGTCCCGTCGCCCCCGACCCGTACGCGCTGCTGCCGCCCGTGCCCTCGTTCGAGCTGCGCAGCGACGACCTGGCGCACGGCGACCCGCTGCCCGACGAGCATGCGGCCCCGCCGCACGGGAACATCTCGCCGCACCTCGCGTGGTCCGGGTTCCCGGAGGCGACGAAGTCGTTCGTCGTGAGCGTGTTCGACCCCGACGCCCCCGGCCCGGCGGGCTGGTGGCACTGGACCGTGGTCGACCTGCCGGCCTCCACGACGTCGCTCGCACGCGGAGCCGGCGCCGCGGACGCCGGCCTGCTCCCGGCACCCGCGTTCGCGCTGCGCGGGGACGACGGCGTCCCCGGGTACGTCGGCGCCGCGCCGCCGCCCGGCGACCAGGTGCACCGGTACTTCCACGTCGTGCACGCGCTCGACGTCGAGAGCCTCGGCGTGGGCCCCGACGCGATGCCCGGCGCGGTCGGTGCGATGGTCGTGTTCCACACGCTCGCGCGCGCCGTGCTCGTCGCGACCTGCCGGCGCTGA
- a CDS encoding serine hydrolase domain-containing protein, with protein sequence MRPRPVTLVLAAAAALVLAPAAATSAAPTTAAPPTAAAPTSAAPTTTAAPPTAAAPTSAAPTTTAGTRTDCTPVTPDAARAAFEVLPDLLERDGVPGAVLTVVADGAVVHAAGYGVADLATGTPFDPDRSLVRIASVTKLLTATAVMQQVEAGRLDLDADVNRYLTTFRFPPTFPHPVTVRDLLDHTAGFEERGVGIGARDAADVPPLAQTLARDMPARIYPPGEVAAYSNYGAALAGHLVEQVSGEPYAPYLQRHVLDPLGMTRTTAVEPVPAALAPDLARSYDSDAEPPAPEPFTFDRLVPDGSVSATATDMARFALAHLGSGPRVLDPATSARMHTRSFTADPRLPGSAHGFHERALHGRRALVHDGSWEGFQSALVLVPECGVGMFVSVNATAGAVTLGEVVDRFAGLVAPAPRGGRDGIDPVVAPGPGAEDGAAAATRGADLADGPREGFYTPTRHNESTVERLLVLLDQTRLRTAAGGGLQFAGTTWAPQGDGLYRSPDGGALVGLDGTGGRHYVATDGPDWVLLPAADSAPVNLAVVAASLLTSATALVAAGIGARRRARRRRPADVSRRWRAARVLTCGASLGGTAVLVVLGVVVAGDTSDFLYGVPTGFRVLLGGGVAVLAAAFAGAGLTVTAWRGSGAGLAARGHQVVLLGGLGALAWFLARWNLIGWQLG encoded by the coding sequence ATGCGACCTCGCCCTGTGACCCTCGTCCTCGCCGCCGCCGCGGCGCTCGTGCTCGCACCCGCCGCGGCGACCTCCGCCGCACCGACCACCGCAGCGCCACCGACCGCTGCAGCACCGACCTCCGCCGCACCGACCACCACCGCAGCGCCACCGACCGCTGCAGCACCGACCTCCGCCGCACCGACCACCACCGCCGGGACCCGCACGGACTGCACGCCGGTCACCCCCGACGCGGCCCGTGCGGCGTTCGAGGTCCTGCCGGACCTGCTCGAGCGCGACGGGGTGCCCGGCGCCGTCCTGACCGTCGTCGCGGACGGGGCGGTCGTGCACGCGGCGGGGTACGGGGTCGCCGACCTCGCGACCGGCACGCCGTTCGACCCGGACCGCTCGCTCGTGCGCATCGCGTCGGTCACGAAGCTCCTGACCGCGACCGCGGTCATGCAGCAGGTCGAGGCGGGCCGCCTCGACCTCGACGCCGACGTCAACCGGTACCTCACGACGTTCCGTTTCCCGCCGACGTTCCCGCATCCCGTGACGGTCCGTGACCTGCTCGACCACACCGCCGGCTTCGAGGAGCGCGGCGTCGGGATCGGTGCGCGCGACGCCGCCGACGTGCCCCCGCTCGCGCAGACGCTCGCGCGCGACATGCCCGCCCGCATCTACCCGCCGGGGGAGGTCGCCGCCTACTCGAACTACGGTGCCGCGCTCGCGGGCCACCTCGTCGAGCAGGTGTCCGGCGAGCCGTACGCGCCGTACTTGCAGCGCCACGTCCTGGACCCGCTCGGCATGACGCGCACGACCGCCGTCGAGCCCGTCCCCGCGGCGCTCGCCCCGGACCTGGCCCGCAGCTACGACTCCGACGCCGAGCCGCCCGCGCCCGAGCCGTTCACCTTCGACCGCCTCGTCCCCGACGGGTCCGTGAGCGCGACCGCGACCGACATGGCGCGGTTCGCGCTCGCGCACCTCGGCTCCGGGCCCCGGGTGCTCGACCCGGCGACGTCCGCGCGGATGCACACGCGGTCGTTCACGGCGGACCCCCGGCTCCCCGGCTCCGCGCACGGCTTCCACGAGCGCGCGCTGCACGGCCGGCGCGCGCTCGTGCACGACGGCAGCTGGGAGGGGTTCCAGTCGGCGCTCGTGCTCGTGCCGGAGTGCGGGGTCGGGATGTTCGTCTCGGTCAACGCCACCGCGGGGGCCGTAACCCTCGGGGAGGTCGTCGACCGGTTCGCCGGGCTGGTCGCACCCGCGCCCCGCGGCGGACGCGACGGGATCGACCCCGTCGTCGCGCCCGGACCCGGCGCAGAGGACGGCGCCGCGGCGGCCACCCGCGGCGCGGACCTCGCGGACGGCCCGCGCGAGGGCTTCTACACCCCGACCCGGCACAACGAGTCGACCGTCGAACGGCTGCTCGTGCTGCTCGACCAGACCCGCCTGCGCACCGCGGCCGGCGGCGGGCTGCAGTTCGCCGGGACCACGTGGGCGCCGCAGGGCGACGGCCTGTACCGGTCACCCGACGGAGGGGCTCTCGTGGGGCTCGACGGCACGGGCGGGCGGCACTACGTGGCTACGGACGGCCCCGACTGGGTGCTGCTCCCTGCCGCCGACTCCGCGCCCGTCAACCTCGCGGTCGTGGCCGCGTCGCTGCTGACGTCGGCGACGGCGCTCGTCGCCGCCGGGATCGGTGCGCGGCGGCGGGCGCGGCGGCGCCGCCCGGCGGACGTCTCCCGGCGGTGGCGTGCCGCACGCGTCCTCACGTGCGGCGCGAGCCTCGGGGGGACGGCGGTGCTGGTCGTGCTCGGGGTGGTGGTGGCCGGCGACACGAGCGACTTCCTCTACGGCGTCCCGACCGGCTTCCGGGTGCTGCTGGGCGGCGGCGTCGCCGTGCTGGCGGCGGCGTTCGCGGGTGCCGGGCTCACCGTCACCGCCTGGCGGGGCTCCGGTGCCGGGCTTGCGGCGCGGGGCCACCAGGTCGTGCTCCTCGGCGGTCTCGGCGCGCTCGCGTGGTTCCTCGCGCGCTGGAACCTGATCGGCTGGCAGCTCGGCTGA
- a CDS encoding YbaK/EbsC family protein has product MPVLTLGTLTWRPVVDHPELVAPSTAAAITAWAARDERVAEQVVVAQIDPDLADTAAMTQAYDVPLAVSANCVLVAGRREGAERVAAAVVRATTRADVNNAVKRLLDVRKASFLPMDRATAESGMEYGGITPIGLPDGYRVLVDARVAAQDPDAGPYVVIGSGVRGSKIALPGALLGSAPGVEVVDGLALA; this is encoded by the coding sequence ATGCCCGTGCTGACCCTCGGAACCCTGACCTGGCGCCCGGTCGTCGACCACCCCGAGCTCGTCGCCCCGAGCACCGCCGCCGCGATCACCGCGTGGGCCGCGCGGGACGAGCGCGTGGCGGAGCAGGTCGTCGTCGCGCAGATCGACCCCGACCTCGCGGACACCGCCGCGATGACGCAGGCGTACGACGTCCCGCTCGCCGTCTCAGCGAACTGCGTGCTCGTCGCCGGCCGCCGCGAGGGCGCCGAACGGGTCGCGGCGGCGGTCGTGCGCGCGACCACCCGCGCCGACGTCAACAACGCCGTCAAGCGGCTGCTCGACGTCCGCAAGGCGTCGTTCCTGCCGATGGACCGCGCGACCGCCGAGTCCGGCATGGAGTACGGCGGGATCACCCCGATCGGCCTGCCCGACGGGTACCGCGTGCTCGTCGACGCCCGGGTCGCGGCGCAGGACCCGGACGCCGGGCCGTACGTGGTGATCGGCAGCGGGGTGCGCGGCTCCAAGATCGCCCTCCCGGGCGCCCTGCTCGGCAGCGCCCCGGGCGTCGAGGTCGTCGACGGCCTGGCGCTCGCGTGA
- a CDS encoding RNA polymerase sigma factor, giving the protein MTDPEALRATRATVEAVWRIEWTRLVASLTRLTRDVGLAEDLAQDVMVVALEQWPRSGIPAHPGPWLMATAKHRAVDALRRRSTYARKLAQVARTDGATRVEDPADRPDDGVEDDVLRLVFLTCHPALTRESRVALTLRLVGGLTTAEIARAFLVPETTVGQRVSRAKRTLATAGVPFELPGAAELPARLGAVLEVVYLVFNEGYAATAGAAWTRGDLCAEAQRLGRLLAALLPREPEVHGLLALLELQASRLPARTAPDGSAVLLDDQDRRRWDRLLVRRGLAALDRARALGGELGPYALQAAIAAEHARSPSPGATDWPRIAALYQVLVHVAPSPVVELNRAVAVGRARGPGAGLALVDALVAAGQLAGYPHLSAVRGELLAALGRGAEAGVEFRRAADLTRNARERELFERRARTAEGAAPPPGA; this is encoded by the coding sequence ATGACGGACCCCGAGGCCCTGCGGGCGACGCGCGCGACGGTCGAGGCCGTGTGGCGCATCGAGTGGACGCGGCTCGTCGCGTCGCTGACCCGCCTCACGCGCGACGTCGGGCTCGCGGAGGACCTCGCGCAGGACGTCATGGTCGTCGCGCTCGAGCAGTGGCCGCGGTCCGGGATCCCCGCCCACCCCGGACCGTGGCTCATGGCAACCGCGAAGCACCGCGCGGTCGACGCGCTGCGGCGACGCTCGACGTACGCGCGCAAGCTCGCGCAGGTCGCCCGGACGGACGGCGCGACACGCGTCGAGGACCCCGCCGACCGACCGGACGACGGGGTCGAGGACGACGTCCTGCGGCTCGTCTTCCTCACGTGTCACCCGGCACTCACGCGCGAGTCGCGCGTCGCGCTGACGCTGCGCCTCGTCGGGGGGCTGACGACCGCGGAGATCGCGCGTGCGTTCCTCGTCCCCGAGACCACCGTCGGCCAGCGGGTCTCGCGCGCGAAGCGCACGCTCGCCACCGCCGGGGTGCCGTTCGAGCTGCCCGGTGCCGCCGAGCTTCCCGCACGTCTGGGCGCCGTGCTCGAGGTCGTCTACCTCGTGTTCAACGAGGGGTACGCGGCGACCGCCGGGGCGGCGTGGACGCGCGGCGACCTGTGCGCCGAGGCGCAGCGGCTCGGCCGGCTTCTCGCGGCGCTGCTCCCCCGCGAGCCCGAGGTCCACGGGCTGCTCGCGCTCCTGGAGCTCCAGGCCTCCCGACTTCCGGCGCGCACGGCGCCCGACGGCTCCGCGGTCCTGCTCGACGACCAGGACCGGCGCCGCTGGGACCGCCTGCTCGTGCGCCGGGGGCTCGCGGCCCTGGACCGGGCGCGCGCGCTCGGCGGGGAGCTCGGGCCGTACGCGCTGCAGGCGGCGATCGCCGCGGAGCACGCGCGCTCGCCGTCACCCGGTGCCACGGACTGGCCCCGCATCGCCGCGCTCTACCAGGTGCTCGTGCACGTCGCGCCGTCGCCCGTCGTCGAGCTCAACCGGGCCGTCGCCGTCGGTCGGGCGCGCGGACCCGGGGCCGGGCTCGCGCTCGTGGACGCGCTCGTGGCCGCCGGGCAGCTCGCCGGCTACCCGCACCTGTCGGCCGTGCGGGGCGAGCTCCTGGCGGCTCTCGGTCGCGGCGCCGAGGCCGGGGTGGAGTTCCGCCGGGCCGCCGACCTGACCCGCAACGCCCGGGAGCGCGAGCTGTTCGAGCGGCGAGCGCGCACGGCGGAGGGTGCAGCGCCACCCCCTGGTGCGTGA
- a CDS encoding sensor histidine kinase, with protein sequence MPPSRDRTLDTALVVASLLLTAMAARGGWSAVPAVVIGAAGALGSVALLVRRVRPVTAAVVGAAAYALSGNPLPLAVGLWSGGARAPRRALPVVAAAGWSGLAGWWRLDEGRLDAQDAVWAALVTATLVGAGVHAATRRELRAAREAETRQAEVERGLRDEQARAAERARIAREMHDVLAHKVTLVALHAGALEVGPGAEDARVRDAAALIRGTAREALQELRDVLGVLRGPDEPPAGPGGPVGPVDLAGLVAAAERAGERVELDLDPGDLPARTAAVVHRVVQEALTNARRHAPGAPVAVRVRRSPGEATVTVTNPAGVPVGLDLPGSGSGLVGLAERVRLAGGTFAAGRAPDGGWRVHAVVPCGDEPTEAGR encoded by the coding sequence ATGCCACCGTCCCGGGACCGCACCCTCGACACCGCGCTCGTGGTCGCGTCGCTCCTCCTGACCGCGATGGCGGCGCGCGGCGGTTGGTCCGCCGTGCCCGCGGTCGTGATCGGCGCGGCCGGGGCGCTCGGCAGCGTCGCGCTCCTCGTGCGCCGGGTCCGCCCCGTCACGGCGGCCGTGGTGGGCGCCGCGGCGTACGCGCTCTCGGGCAACCCCCTGCCCCTGGCCGTCGGGCTGTGGTCGGGTGGCGCGCGCGCCCCGCGCCGCGCTCTCCCGGTCGTGGCGGCCGCCGGCTGGTCGGGCCTGGCCGGCTGGTGGCGGCTCGACGAGGGGCGGCTCGACGCGCAGGACGCGGTCTGGGCCGCCCTCGTGACGGCCACCCTGGTGGGCGCGGGCGTGCACGCGGCGACGCGGCGGGAGCTGCGCGCGGCACGCGAGGCGGAGACGAGGCAGGCCGAGGTCGAGCGCGGGCTGCGCGACGAGCAGGCACGTGCCGCCGAGCGCGCCCGCATCGCCCGCGAGATGCACGACGTGCTCGCGCACAAGGTCACGCTCGTCGCGCTGCACGCGGGCGCGCTCGAGGTCGGCCCGGGCGCCGAGGACGCGCGGGTGCGCGACGCGGCCGCGCTGATCCGCGGGACGGCCCGGGAGGCCCTGCAGGAGCTGCGGGACGTGCTGGGTGTGCTGCGCGGGCCGGACGAGCCGCCCGCGGGCCCGGGCGGCCCGGTCGGTCCGGTCGACCTCGCCGGGCTCGTCGCGGCCGCCGAGCGCGCCGGTGAGCGGGTCGAGCTCGACCTCGACCCCGGCGACCTGCCGGCCCGGACGGCCGCCGTCGTGCACCGCGTCGTGCAGGAGGCGCTCACCAACGCGCGCCGGCACGCGCCCGGCGCACCGGTCGCCGTGCGCGTGCGCCGCTCGCCCGGCGAGGCGACCGTGACAGTGACCAACCCGGCCGGCGTGCCGGTGGGCCTCGACCTGCCGGGGTCGGGCTCGGGGCTCGTCGGGCTCGCGGAGCGCGTCCGGCTCGCCGGTGGCACGTTCGCCGCGGGTCGTGCGCCGGACGGCGGGTGGCGCGTGCACGCCGTCGTGCCGTGCGGGGACGAGCCCACCGAGGCCGGGCGGTGA